The following coding sequences are from one Stigmatopora nigra isolate UIUO_SnigA chromosome 12, RoL_Snig_1.1, whole genome shotgun sequence window:
- the LOC144205041 gene encoding gamma-aminobutyric acid receptor subunit pi, with the protein MGPIVSPGTLLSFLLISRLLESSMFNAEVKEGEILPPTIQKLMKGYNKYLRPFFDNGPVTVGMSLDVASIDTISEINMDYTATIFLRQRWTDERLVFEGNKSLSLDGRLVELLWVPDTFIVDSKKSFLHDITVENRLIRIFPNGTVLYALRITTTVACNMDLTKYPMDKQTCTLQLESWGYNINDVMFYWTRGNESVSGLDTLQLAQYTVEDHYTSVSEAIYETGHYPKLVFHFELKRSILYFILETYVPSSLLVVLSWVSFWISLSSVPARICIGVTTVLTMTTLMMGARTSLPNANCFIKAIDVYLGICFSFIFGALIEYAVAHFCTLTYSDSHMLMYGHQMHNFDDEINGIVTTISSHSDRTKRRKEPDAGPTTAAATTSNELAIDPSSPTGSEPKPEAPPPERTNWCRIVLATLPKLLSFISCCHINNPHHIDNYSRVSFPLSFVIVNLLYWTYYLYF; encoded by the exons ATTGCTAGAGAGTTCCATGTTCAATGCAGAGGTTAAAGAAGGTGAAATTCTGCCTCCAACCATTCAAAAGCTGATGAAAGGATATAACAAGTACCTGAGGCCTTTCTTTGATA ATGGACCTGTGACTGTTGGGATGAGCTTGGATGTTGCTAGTATTGACACTATATCTGAGATCAACATG GACTACACAGCCACCATATTCCTTCGTCAGCGCTGGACAGATGAGCGTTTAGTATTTGAAGGGAACAAGAGCCTAAGCCTTGACGGACGACTAGTGGAGCTCCTATGGGTTCCCGACACCTTCATTGTGGACTCCAAGAAGTCTTTTCTTCATGACATTACTGTGGAGAACAGACTAATTCGCATCTTTCCAAATGGGACCGTCCTTTATGCGCTAAG AATTACCACCACTGTGGCCTGTAACATGGATTTGACCAAGTACCCAATGGACAAGCAGACCTGCACACTACAACTGGAGAGCT GGGGCTACAACATCAACGATGTCATGTTCTACTGGACCCGAGGAAATGAGTCTGTCAGCGGCCTAGATACTCTTCAACTTGCTCAGTACACAGTTGAAGACCACTACACCTCTGTGTCAGAGGCCATTTATGAAACTG GTCACTACCCCAAGCTGGTCTTCCACTTTGAGCTGAAAAGAAGCATCTTGTACTTTATCCTGGAGACATATGTCCCATCAAGTCTGTTGGTTGTCCTCTCTTGGGTCTCTTTTTGGATTTCTCTGTCATCAGTTCCAGCACGAATTTGTATAG GAGTAACTACAGTACTGACGATGACCACTCTGATGATGGGTGCTCGCACATCTCTCCCAAATGCTAACTGTTTCATCAAGGCGATTGACGTGTATTTAGGAATCTGCTTCAGCTTCATCTTCGGAGCCCTCATTGAGTATGCTGTGGCTCACTTCTGCACTCTCACTTATAGTGACTCACACATGCTCATG TATGGCCACCAAATGCACAACTTTGATGACGAAATAAACGGAATCGTCACCACCATCTCCAGCCACTCTGACAGGACCAAGAGACGCAAGGAGCCTGACGCAGGTCCCACCACTGCCGCTGCCACCACATCCAATGAATTGGCAATTGACCCATCCAGCCCGACAGGCAGCGAGCCCAAGCCTGAGGCACCTCCTCCAGAGCGCACCAATTGGTGTCGAATTGTTCTAGCCACTCTTCCCAAACTTCTCAGTTTCATAAGCTGCTGCCACATCAATAATCCACACCACATAGACAACTACTCAAGAGTTTCCTTCCCCTTATCATTTGTCATTGTTAATCTTCTTTACTGGACGTATTACTTGTACTTTTAG